In a genomic window of Pontibacter liquoris:
- a CDS encoding M28 family peptidase: MKKILAFPLLLALPLLGFSQSTVLNKQQLLQDIKVLSADSMGGRLSGSEGNRMAQEYIRKRFREIGVKPFGKTYAQHFRLENKRMVVAQATNLVGFVPGTTGQVIVITAHYDHVGTRNGEVYNGADDNASGVGALLAAATYFKAHKPTHTLVFAALDGEEQGLQGAKAFVENPPVPLGKILLNVNMDMLSINDKGELYASGAFHNPQLKTYLAQVKPRPNAKLVLGHDRPEQQHDDWTNQSDHYAFFQKHIPYLYFGVEDHAHYHQPSDEYQYVNKSFYPDAASLVIDFIKQADAAKLEKLK; encoded by the coding sequence ATGAAAAAGATCCTTGCCTTCCCGCTTTTACTTGCCCTGCCGCTTCTGGGCTTTTCCCAGAGCACGGTGCTCAACAAACAGCAATTGCTGCAGGATATTAAAGTGCTCTCGGCCGACTCAATGGGAGGCCGGCTGAGCGGCAGCGAAGGCAATCGCATGGCGCAGGAGTATATCCGGAAACGCTTCCGCGAAATCGGTGTGAAGCCTTTTGGTAAAACCTATGCGCAGCACTTCCGTCTCGAAAATAAGAGAATGGTTGTAGCGCAGGCTACAAACCTGGTAGGGTTTGTGCCCGGAACAACCGGGCAGGTCATTGTGATCACCGCGCATTACGACCATGTAGGTACCCGTAACGGCGAGGTGTATAACGGGGCGGATGATAACGCCTCCGGAGTAGGCGCACTGCTGGCTGCCGCCACATACTTTAAAGCGCACAAACCAACGCATACGCTTGTATTTGCCGCCCTCGACGGGGAGGAGCAGGGCCTGCAGGGGGCCAAAGCCTTCGTAGAAAACCCGCCCGTGCCCCTTGGCAAGATCCTGCTCAACGTGAACATGGACATGCTCAGCATTAACGATAAAGGCGAGCTGTATGCCAGCGGCGCCTTCCATAATCCGCAGTTGAAGACTTACCTGGCGCAGGTAAAACCCCGGCCGAACGCCAAACTGGTATTAGGCCACGACCGTCCCGAGCAGCAGCACGACGACTGGACGAATCAGTCGGATCATTACGCCTTCTTTCAGAAACATATCCCATACCTGTACTTTGGGGTGGAAGACCACGCGCATTACCACCAGCCCAGCGACGAATACCAGTATGTAAACAAAAGCTTTTATCCGGATGCTGCCTCGCTCGTAATAGATTTTATAAAGCAGGCAGATGCTGCGAAGCTGGAAAAGCTGAAATAA
- a CDS encoding NUDIX domain-containing protein — MEIKNREKAYDGFFKIYKLTVEQEGQTFTREQFERGNAVAALVYDTRKAEYILTKQFRIGSESELVEVVAGMVDEGEQPEQSIRREIAEEIGYSVDQLQHLHTFYSSPGGTTEKVILYYAEVSEQHAAGGGNAHENEHIQLVRYSPRQLEQLQSQDAKTIIAQQWVQLQQK, encoded by the coding sequence ATGGAAATCAAGAACAGAGAAAAGGCCTACGACGGCTTCTTTAAGATCTACAAGCTAACGGTGGAGCAGGAAGGGCAGACCTTTACCCGCGAGCAGTTTGAGCGCGGAAATGCGGTTGCCGCGCTGGTATATGACACCCGGAAAGCGGAATACATTCTGACAAAGCAGTTCCGCATCGGGTCGGAGTCGGAGCTGGTGGAAGTGGTGGCCGGCATGGTAGACGAAGGCGAGCAGCCCGAGCAAAGTATACGGCGCGAAATAGCGGAAGAGATTGGCTACAGCGTAGATCAGCTACAGCACCTGCATACGTTCTATTCCTCGCCCGGCGGCACCACCGAAAAAGTGATCTTATACTATGCCGAAGTATCGGAACAACATGCAGCAGGCGGCGGCAATGCCCACGAAAACGAGCATATCCAGCTTGTTCGCTACAGCCCCCGGCAATTGGAGCAGCTGCAAAGCCAGGACGCCAAAACCATTATTGCCCAGCAGTGGGTGCAGTTGCAGCAGAAGTAA
- a CDS encoding SDR family NAD(P)-dependent oxidoreductase has protein sequence MKTDEKKKLWWVAAGAGALVAARAISRSLTAYDFNGKVVLITGGSRGLGLVMARQLAKEGARLILCARDAQELEDARIELAGQGADVLVVPCDITQEQEVNTMMARVQNEFGPIDVLINNAGIIQVGPVAEMTIREFEEAMNTHFWGPLYTILAILPGMKIRGGRILNISSIGGRISVPHLVPYSASKFALVGLSEGLRAELKQYDITITTATPGLMVTGSPRHAIAKGHNEEEYSLFKIIDSSPLTAMSAEATARKLLDAVRHGDATVTTTLPAKFGELLHGVAPGLMTNIFELVNKVLPGEGGIGKARAKGYESETDVSMSDLTERTQQAAQKNNEL, from the coding sequence ATGAAAACAGACGAAAAGAAAAAGCTTTGGTGGGTGGCTGCCGGAGCAGGTGCGCTGGTAGCAGCCAGGGCGATCAGCCGGTCGTTGACCGCTTATGATTTTAATGGCAAGGTGGTACTGATCACGGGTGGTTCCAGAGGGCTGGGGCTGGTGATGGCGCGCCAACTGGCCAAAGAAGGCGCCCGGCTAATACTGTGCGCCCGCGACGCGCAGGAGCTGGAAGATGCCCGCATAGAGCTGGCCGGCCAGGGAGCCGATGTGCTGGTGGTGCCCTGCGATATTACACAGGAGCAGGAAGTGAACACCATGATGGCCCGTGTGCAGAATGAGTTTGGCCCCATCGATGTGCTCATTAATAATGCCGGCATTATACAGGTGGGCCCTGTGGCAGAAATGACGATCCGGGAGTTTGAGGAAGCCATGAACACGCACTTCTGGGGCCCGCTCTATACCATACTGGCCATATTGCCGGGGATGAAGATCCGGGGTGGCCGCATCCTCAATATTTCCTCTATCGGCGGCCGGATCAGTGTGCCGCACCTGGTGCCCTACAGTGCCAGTAAATTTGCGCTGGTGGGCTTGTCGGAGGGGCTTCGGGCGGAGCTGAAGCAGTATGATATTACTATTACCACCGCTACGCCGGGGCTGATGGTAACAGGCAGTCCGCGCCACGCCATTGCCAAAGGCCATAACGAAGAAGAGTATAGCCTTTTCAAGATCATCGACTCGAGCCCGTTAACGGCTATGAGCGCGGAAGCGACCGCCCGCAAACTGCTGGATGCCGTGCGTCATGGCGATGCCACGGTTACCACCACACTACCGGCCAAGTTCGGGGAGTTGCTGCACGGCGTAGCGCCCGGCCTGATGACCAATATCTTTGAACTCGTGAATAAGGTGTTGCCTGGAGAGGGAGGCATCGGAAAAGCAAGGGCCAAAGGCTATGAAAGCGAGACTGACGTATCGATGTCGGACCTTACGGAGCGCACGCAGCAGGCGGCCCAAAAAAATAACGAACTTTAA
- a CDS encoding porin family protein, producing MSRNRYALVILSTLFILLPFAASCQGLLQSRNQVDGAQQQRLVLEAGGGLAAIKSDICKGWACNTFGARLRMGALYKLNARVGVNGGIGYARLGAKEANPAHPLNMSFQTEVIDMTVSGVYNLLDTYSGSGNYRSSRRRLVVPYLMAGLGGIYYTATSYPGQGSLNESQTKYAPARSYPALAAVIPVGGGLRIRLTDQLSLVPELLYHVTSTDFLDNYQPASTRNLIKKDHYGVALLKIQYTPPVANQLLSRKRSKS from the coding sequence ATGAGCAGAAACCGTTACGCGTTGGTAATTCTTTCTACTCTGTTTATACTTCTGCCGTTTGCGGCCAGCTGCCAGGGGCTGCTTCAGTCCAGAAACCAGGTCGATGGGGCGCAGCAGCAACGGCTGGTACTGGAGGCAGGAGGGGGCCTGGCCGCCATTAAAAGTGATATATGCAAAGGTTGGGCTTGCAATACTTTCGGCGCGCGCCTGCGGATGGGAGCGCTCTACAAACTGAATGCGCGGGTTGGCGTGAACGGCGGCATCGGCTACGCCCGCCTCGGTGCAAAGGAAGCGAACCCGGCACATCCCCTCAACATGTCTTTTCAAACAGAAGTGATCGACATGACCGTCAGTGGCGTGTATAACCTGCTGGATACTTACAGCGGAAGCGGCAATTACCGGTCTTCGCGCCGGCGCCTTGTTGTGCCTTACCTGATGGCTGGCCTGGGGGGCATATACTATACGGCTACCTCTTATCCCGGGCAGGGCAGCCTGAATGAATCGCAGACCAAGTATGCGCCAGCCCGAAGTTACCCCGCCCTGGCAGCCGTGATCCCGGTTGGCGGCGGGCTACGCATCCGCCTCACCGATCAGCTAAGCCTTGTGCCGGAACTGCTCTATCATGTCACCTCCACCGATTTTCTGGACAATTACCAACCTGCCTCCACCCGCAATCTGATCAAGAAAGACCATTATGGCGTGGCCCTGCTCAAAATACAGTATACGCCCCCGGTTGCAAACCAGCTCCTCTCCCGCAAACGGAGTAAATCCTAA